The stretch of DNA TCTTCGATGAGAAAATTTCGAGCGCAAATCTGGCCGCCGCCACCCGGAATCTGCGGCACCGCACGGAAGATCCTCGCGACTGCGAGATCCGGGCCGCGCCACCGCCCTCGACCGGACCGAACCCCAGGACGACGCCCATGACCCGATTGACCGACCTCGAAGACGATCCGGCGTTCCAGCAGGCCGTCTTGGCCGTGCGCGGAGCGGCGAGCACCCTCAGCGGCCGAGCCGTGACCCTGGAGGAGGCCCGCTTCCTCGTCGGCATCGCCCTGACGACCTTCGCCCATGCCGGCGGCCTGAACGAGCCGAGCCGGAACCGGCTGGCCCGCTTCTCCGAGACGGTCGAGAAGGGCACGGTCGTCGAGACGCTCACGAAGCACTGAGCTCGACCGGCCGGCCGAGCCGTCCGATGCCTGACCAAACCGGCCTCTGGGCCTCGGTTCGATCGCCGAACGCCTTGAGAACGATCAAGACACGCCCGATGCGATTTTTCGCTGATTGATCAGTCTAAACCCATCGACAATTTTTCCTTCTGTCGCGCTTTATTGTTGAAGCGCGACAGGAAAACATGTTAATATCCATTAAGTCCTGTTGGCTTTTCGCTGGTGCGGCGCGTTCACCGCACGGAACCTTGACCTAAGGCCGATCGGGCCGATGGCGATGAAGCTGCATGGCGGATCGATCCGTGCAACCCGGCGCGCACGCCAGAGCTTGACAGCACAGTCCCATCTTCAAGCTTGGCATGTATTTGATGCGTCATAAGTCAGTCTCCACGTCGCTCAAACTCTGTACGGTAGCGTACACATAATATAATCCGCGCTCCGCCGTTACTAGGAATACATAGATCAGATTTATACTTGAAATCTTATCGTTTTATATTGTGCATCTCATCCGCGGTCGGCGCGGCGCCAACGGCTTGGAGTGCATCGATGCTCACCGTCCAGATCGCCGATTTTGCAGACCTTTTGGAGACCCGCCCGCTCACCCCGGACGGCTTCGTGAGAACCTTTGATCTGCCCGTGCGCGAGCGCTCGATACCGAAGCAGCATGACCTGCTGCTGCCGGGCGCCGAGCCGGAAGTCGCGCACTTGCTGCTGGCCGGTCACGCCTGCCGCTATCGCATGCTGCGGGACGGCCGCAGGCAAATCACCGCCCTCTTGGTTCCAGGCGACCTCTGCGACCTGGGCGCGATCCTCGCGAGCCGCGCGGATTATGCGGTCAACACGCTCACCCGCTGCACCGTCGGCGAGATCCCGATCGCGCGGCTCTCCACCCGCGACAGCCCGGACCTCGCCGCAGCCCTGGGCCGCCGCCTGCGTCGCGACGAGGCTGTCGCCCGCGAATGGATCGTCAACCTGGGCCGGCGAGTCGGTATCGAGCGGATGGCGCATCTGCTCTGCGAACTGCGTTGGCGGCTGGCGATGGTCGGTCTCGTCACCGACGAGAGCTTCGAGATGCGGATCACGCAGAACGATTTTGCCGACGCGCTCGGGCTGACGTCGGTGCACGTCAATCGCGTGCTGAAGTACCTGCGCGACAGCCAGCTGATCCACCTGAAGAGCGGACGGCTGACCATCCTCGACCGACCGCGGCTGGAGCGACTCGCGCAGTTCGATCCGGCCTACCTGGAGATCTGGGCCGATACCCCGTGAGCGCGCTTGGCGCGAGACGGCCTGTCCCTGGCCCGGTCTCCCAGCCCGCTCGCGATCAGAGATACCCGGTTCGGCGGGCGAGCATCATCCCGAAGGCGAGGCAGGCGGCCAAGCTGACGGCCAGCATGGCGACGTTCGTCCAGAATCGGACCGGCCGGCTGGAGCCATCAAGCCCGCTGGCGCGCAGACGCACCCACGGGACATAGAGGTAGAGGGCGGTCAGGGTCAGGATCAGGAAGGCCAAGGTCGAGAACCGGCCGGTGACCACAGCGGCGCCGGCCAGGAGGGCCCAGCCGATGACGAGGCCCAGCATCGTGATCAGGGCTGTCGAATTCACGTCCGCACGATCCCTTCAGCGCATGGATCCGGCAGGGCGGCCGCAGTGAAAACACAGACTGCGACGGGCTCGCTCACGGAACACATAGCATCAACGGAATGGCGACAAGATCCGAGAGAGTGCTGGTGCCGCGAGAGAGGATTGGACCCTCCACCTCTTCATCACCACTCATAACTTTGGCGTATCCCACTTGTTACCTGAGTTATCCGTAGAGTCCCTAAGTAATTGTTTTGTCTCAGCTTCTTTTGCAATAGATGAACTCATGTGACACCGACGTTTCCCGCTGCGGTGGTCACCGCGGCACCGGCACATGCCGGCAGCTACCGTGAAACTCACAAAGCGCGCAATAGACGCCCGAGCAGCCGGCATGGGCGAGCATGGTTCTCATGAAGTGGACCCGGCAACGCTGCCGGGTGGCGTTCATCACCTTGGCCACCGACGCCTGTACCGCGAGGCGTTCGTCTTGGTGGAAGCCGAGTTCGCGGGGCAGCCGGTCAATGACTGCCCATATATTTTCCTCGATAACGATGCCGCGCTGGCCCGGGGGTGGGCTCAGGGCTATCCCAAGTAGCTCGGCAGCGTCTTCCAGACACGCACCTTCGCGGCACCGAGCGCGGCCGCGGCTCCCCTCGCCGCCGGAAGCCGCTTCGGTGCGAGCCTGTCGGCCCATGGCGAACGCCTCGCCACGGCGCGCCTCCAGCGCGGGACAGGTCGACGATCCGCGGACCGTCTTCAGCCGCCCGACGACGATGCGCCGCTACTTCCCGACCCTCGTTGCCGGCCGGCAGGATCGGCCGGCCGTGGACGAGCCGACGCTGTCGCTGACGGACGATCTGGCCGGGGTCGACGTCTGGCACGGGTCGGCCGAGCTCAGCCTCCCCGAAGGTCAGGGCGAGGCCATGCACCGGCTTGCGCCACGCCGGATTGGGCGCGGCTATCGCTTCGGGATGGCGTATCCTGTCACAGACCTCAAGATCCTCAAGAACAATCTGGCATGATTCGATACACTGCGACTCTGGACAAGACATCAGTTGATCGGGTTTTCAATCTTCACGCCACACCTTCCGCAAACAGTAGACTCACGCAAGGACAAGCCGGATGAGGAATGATGCGCGCCTTCAGGTCCCGCGGCGCCGATGGGTCGGCGGATTGATCGTCCTGCCGGGCTTGGCAATCGCACTCTCCGGCCCGCCCGCCTACGCGGCAAGAGAGGGCGGGTTCGCCGGCTTTGCCGGATCGTGGTTCGGCTCGGGCTACGTTCAATCCGCAAGCGGCAGCGAGGCGATCCGCTGCCGGGCGCAGTATGCGGTCGGCCCGGACGGCGCGAGCGTGGAGCAGCGCCTCGTCTGCGCGAGTGCAAGCTACAAATTCAACATCGACTGCCAGGCGACGGAGTCGAACGGCGCGATTTCCGGGACTTGGACCGAGACGACGCGCAGCGTGACCGGCACCTTGTCGGGGTCGCTGCGCGGCGGCCAACTCCAGGCGCAGGTGACCTCTCCCGTCTTCACCGCCGGTCTGAGCCTCTCGACGAGCCGGAACCGGCAGGACGTCGTGATCTCACCGCAGGGAAACGACATCCGGCAAGTGGTCGTCCAGCTCCGCCGCCGCTGACGGCTTCGGCGCCTGCGAAGGATTGATCAACGCCATCGCTCAGCCCCGCCGGTTCCGGCGGGGCGCCGGCAGAACTGACCCGCGCGAGGCCGACCGTCGTGAGCACCACAGTCGAAGATCAGGCGCCTTCGCAGGTCCGGTCGTTCTCCATCGCTTTCGGCGTCGAACGCCTGGGGTTCGTCGCGTTACGGCACCCGGCGATCGTCGGATCCGCGACGGTGATGTTGATCCTGCTGGCGGTTCTCGGCGTTCGCCGCCTCGGCGTCGACGACTCGATCAGCCAGCTGTTTCGTTCCGATACGACAGAGTTCCACGAGTACGAGACCGTTTCGAAGCGTTTTCCTTCGAGTGAATACGACGTTCTCGTCGTCGTCAGCGGTCCAATCCTGCAGCGGGAGTCGATCGAAGCGCTGCGCAACCTGGCTACGGATCTGCAGCTGGTCGATGGCGTCCGCGGCATCGTCTCGCTCTTCTCGGCACGCACCGCGCCGCTGGATGGCGCCCTGCCGGGTCCGCTCTTCCCCGACACCCTGCCGGAGGGACCGGCCTACGCACAGCTCGTTCAGACCGTCGAGACGAACGAGATCATCAAGGACAAGCTGCTCTCTGCAAACGGTCAGCTGACGCTCATGGTGCTGGCGCTCGAGCCCGACAGGGTCGAGAGCAGGCAGCTGGCGCGCCTCATCCAGGAACTCAACGGACTCGTAGGCACCGATCTCAGTTCCACGACGCTGAAGACCGAGTTGACGGGTGTCCCGGTCATGCAGCTCGAGATCCGCAACGCGATCGAGCATGATCGCCTCGTCTACAACGCGGCGGGTCTCCTCGTCGGATGCCTCATCGCGATCGCGTTCTTCCGGCGCCTGTCCTTCATGCTGATGGCGGCCGGGCCGCCGCTCGCTTCGATCCTCCTCGCGCTGGGCGCGTTCGGCTGGCTCGGCCTGCAGCTCAACATCTTCCTCAACATGATGACGCCGCTGATCATGGTGATCAGCTTCTCCGACAGCATGCAGCTGACCTTCGACGTTCGCGCCCGGCTCATCGCCGGTGCGAGCACCCGGTCGGCGATCCGCGACGCCCTCTTGGTCGTCGGGCCCGCCTGTGTCCTGACCCATGCGACGGCAGCCCTGTCCTTCATCGCCCTCCAGGTCTCCGAATCGGATCTGATCCGCAGCTTCGGTCAGGCCGGGCTCCTGGCCACCGCGATCTCGCTGCTGGCGGTTCTGGCCCTGATCCCGGTCCTCGGTCTGATGCTGCTCAGGCGCACGGATGGGTTCGTCGAAGCGGCTCGGGACGCGGATCGCGGCGTCGGGATCCTTCAGCGCCTCTGCGCGCGGATCGCGGGGCAGATGGTCCACCACGCGGCCGCCTACACCGCGCTCAGCGTCGTCCTCGTCTCCCTGCTGGCGCTCTGCTATGCGCAGCTGCAGCCACGCTACCGGCTCGCCGACCAGGTTCCCAGCCATGAGCAGGCGGTCGCGGCGAGCGACAAGCTCGATCAGGAGCTGACGGGGGCAAACCCCATCAACGTCATGATCGCGTTCCCGCAGGGCGAGGATCTTTACGCGCCGCGCACCTTGGCGCTGATCGACACGGTCCACCGAATCCTGTCGCAGCAATCCGGCGTCGGGAACGTGTGGTCGCTCGAAACCCTGCGGGACTGGCTGGCCCGGAACGTCCACCGCTCCGACGTCGGGACCCTCAAGGCGTATGTCGCCGCCTTGCCGGCGTTCCTCGTGCAGCAGTTCATCGCGAGGGACGATCAGGCCGTCCTCGTGGCCGGCCGCGTCCGCGACGTCGATGCCAGCCGCCTTCTGCCGATCGTCCGCGACCTCGACCACGCTCTCGACGCTGTGCGCACGGCGTATCCGGGATACACCATCACGGTCACGAGCCTGTCGGCCATCGCCGCCCGCAACAGTGCGCAGATGATCGACAAGCTCAGCCGCGGTATCACGGTTGAGGTGGTGCTCGTCGCGGCATTCCTCGGTCTCGTCTTCCGCTCGGCCCGTATCCTGCTGGCGAGCCTCATGCCGGCGGTTTTCCCGGTCTTCGCGACGGGGACGTTGCTGTGGATGCTCGGCGATGGGCTGCAATTCGCGAGCGTCGTCGCCCTGACGGTCTCGCTCGGACTCGGCTTGAGCGCCACGGTCCACTTCCTCAATCGGATGACGCTGGATCTGGCTGCTTCGCATAGACCCGAACCGGCAGTCGAGCGGGCTACAATCCTGATGGGGCCGCCCTTGATCCTGACGACGATGGTGCTGAGCTGCGCCCTCGCGACCACCATCCTGTCAAATCTTCCGATGCTGAGGCTCTTCGGCTGGCTCAGCGCCCTCGCGATGCTGTGCGCGCTCGGTGCCGATCTGTTCATCCTCCGACCGACAATTACGCTCCTCTACAGCTTCGGTTTGAAGGGAGGCTCCAGCCTCGCCGATCGCAAATCCACGTCTGCCGGCCTTTAGGAGGCAGCTTTGGTTGCGGCTTACAGCCCGGCGATGTTCGGGCTCGGCGGCGCCACCATCGGCGCCATGGCGTCGTTCGCGACGACATGGATGACGCATCGAAGCCAGTTCCAGGACAAGAGGCGCGAAACGGAACGAGCGCGTCGGATCGATCTGTTCAACGACTTCACCACGGAAGCGGTCCGTCTCTACGGCGATGCACTCAGCCATGAACGGGACGATATCGGCGATCTGGTCATGCTGTACGCTCTGCTGACGAAGATGCAGCGGACCGCCTCGCCGGCAACGATCCACGCGGCGGACGCCGTCATCGACCCGATCGTAGACGCCTATCGCGCTCCCCATCGGAGCTTGCACGACATCCATGAGCTTGCGCGAGACGGGAAGCTGAACTTCCTGACCGATTTCGGGACGACCTGCCGATTGGATCTGCAGGCGCCGCTGTAGGATGATGAACCGCACCCTGGCCTGACCGGACAGGCGGCATGAACGCTGCCTGGTGCCGGGCGGCCAAGCGCTCCGGCATCGCGCGCATCCTGGATCGCGCACGGAACGCGCGGTCCGGCTTGCGGAGCCTGTCGGCCTCCGGGATGCCCAGGTCGATGGACTCCCATGACAGCGGCCTCTGGCTGAGAGTACGACGGCACTGACGCGAAAAGGAGCAACGATGAGCTTTGTGACCACGGCCGACGGAACGCAGATCTTCTACAAGGATTGGGGGCCGCGGATGGGCCGGCCGGTGGTGTTCAGCCATGGTTGGCCGTTGTCCTCGGACGCCTTCGAGGACCAGATGATGGCCCTCGCGGACCAAGGCTTCCGCTGCATCGCCCATGACCGGCGCGGGCATGGACGCTCGAGCCAGACCTGGTCGGGTCACGACATGGACACCTACGCGGCCGATCTCGCGGCCGTCGTCGGGGCCCTCGGCGTGACCAACGCTGTCCATGTCGGCCATTCGACCGGCGGTGGCGAAGCGTTGCGCTACGTCGCTCAGCACGCGCACGGCCGCGCCTCCAAGCTCGTGCTGATCAGCGCCGTGCCGCCGATCATGGTGCAGTCGCCAGCCAATCCCGGCGGACTGCCCATGACGGTGTTCGACGACATCCGCGCGGGCGTCGCAGGCGATCGCTCCCAGTTCTTCAAGGACCTCTCCGGTCCCTTCTACGGCGCCAACCGGGACGGCGCGACGGTCAGCCAGGGCCTGCGCGACTCCTTCTGGCTGCAGGGCATGATGGGCGGGCTGAAGGCCGAGTATGACTGCGTCAAGGCCTTCTCGGAGACTGACCAGACCGACGATCTGAAAAGCGTGACGATCCCGACGCTGATCCTTCACGGCGATGACGACCAGATCGTGCCGATTGCGGGCGCCGGCGAGCTGCAAGTGAAGCTGGTCAAGGACGCCGAGTTCAGGATCTACCCGGGCGCGCCGCACGGTATGTGCTCGACGCACAAGCATCAGGTGAATGCGGATCTGATCGCGTTCATAGCCGCTTGACGGTGGAAGCGCAGCCGATGTTCCTTCGCCGATAGCCAGCGGACATCGTACCGAGAAATCGGCAGTGCCTGTCGAGCACTGCCGCGATCAAATTTTCCCAGTT from Methylobacterium sp. PvR107 encodes:
- a CDS encoding Crp/Fnr family transcriptional regulator, producing MLTVQIADFADLLETRPLTPDGFVRTFDLPVRERSIPKQHDLLLPGAEPEVAHLLLAGHACRYRMLRDGRRQITALLVPGDLCDLGAILASRADYAVNTLTRCTVGEIPIARLSTRDSPDLAAALGRRLRRDEAVAREWIVNLGRRVGIERMAHLLCELRWRLAMVGLVTDESFEMRITQNDFADALGLTSVHVNRVLKYLRDSQLIHLKSGRLTILDRPRLERLAQFDPAYLEIWADTP
- a CDS encoding MMPL family transporter, which codes for MSTTVEDQAPSQVRSFSIAFGVERLGFVALRHPAIVGSATVMLILLAVLGVRRLGVDDSISQLFRSDTTEFHEYETVSKRFPSSEYDVLVVVSGPILQRESIEALRNLATDLQLVDGVRGIVSLFSARTAPLDGALPGPLFPDTLPEGPAYAQLVQTVETNEIIKDKLLSANGQLTLMVLALEPDRVESRQLARLIQELNGLVGTDLSSTTLKTELTGVPVMQLEIRNAIEHDRLVYNAAGLLVGCLIAIAFFRRLSFMLMAAGPPLASILLALGAFGWLGLQLNIFLNMMTPLIMVISFSDSMQLTFDVRARLIAGASTRSAIRDALLVVGPACVLTHATAALSFIALQVSESDLIRSFGQAGLLATAISLLAVLALIPVLGLMLLRRTDGFVEAARDADRGVGILQRLCARIAGQMVHHAAAYTALSVVLVSLLALCYAQLQPRYRLADQVPSHEQAVAASDKLDQELTGANPINVMIAFPQGEDLYAPRTLALIDTVHRILSQQSGVGNVWSLETLRDWLARNVHRSDVGTLKAYVAALPAFLVQQFIARDDQAVLVAGRVRDVDASRLLPIVRDLDHALDAVRTAYPGYTITVTSLSAIAARNSAQMIDKLSRGITVEVVLVAAFLGLVFRSARILLASLMPAVFPVFATGTLLWMLGDGLQFASVVALTVSLGLGLSATVHFLNRMTLDLAASHRPEPAVERATILMGPPLILTTMVLSCALATTILSNLPMLRLFGWLSALAMLCALGADLFILRPTITLLYSFGLKGGSSLADRKSTSAGL
- a CDS encoding alpha/beta fold hydrolase, coding for MGRPVVFSHGWPLSSDAFEDQMMALADQGFRCIAHDRRGHGRSSQTWSGHDMDTYAADLAAVVGALGVTNAVHVGHSTGGGEALRYVAQHAHGRASKLVLISAVPPIMVQSPANPGGLPMTVFDDIRAGVAGDRSQFFKDLSGPFYGANRDGATVSQGLRDSFWLQGMMGGLKAEYDCVKAFSETDQTDDLKSVTIPTLILHGDDDQIVPIAGAGELQVKLVKDAEFRIYPGAPHGMCSTHKHQVNADLIAFIAA